The DNA segment TTCACTGCCGAGTAGGCAGCTCAAAAATCGACCCCGGTCCAGCAGATCGGTACCTTGAAGTTCACTGCCGCATAGGCAGATCCTCAAAGATTTCATCGAAACCCAGCGTCAGATCCAAAGAGGCGAAGTAACAGCTTTCCTGTAGCTTGCAATCATGCAACAGCCAGTCATCGGCATCTGCACGCCGATAGATTTCGAGACGCCGAGCATCGATGTCGACAAGCGCATATTCACGCAAAGTAGAAATCGTGCGATAGGCGGCTGACTTGGCGCCGCGATCAAAGCCCTCCGTAGTCGACGAAAGCACCTCGATGATCAATGTCGGGTGTTCAATGAAATACGGAGCCACATGATCGCGCGCATCACAGGAGACAACGACGTCCGGATAGAAGAAGGCGTCTGCTTCGGTCACGCGCAGCTTCATATCAGAGGCATAGGCACGGCATGGTCCGCCGCGCAGACGCTGTTTGATCGCGGCATAGAGGTTCCCCGTGACGAGCACATGCTCCTGGCGCGCACCGACCATGGCGAAAACCTCACCGCCTAGATATTCGTGCTTGTCACCCTGCTCAAGCTCCCAGGCCAGATAGGCGTCTGCGTCGAAACCCAACTGCTCAGCCAAAGCCGTCATGACTTGATCCTCAATAGCCAACTGTCGCTTTCAAA comes from the Allochromatium tepidum genome and includes:
- a CDS encoding Uma2 family endonuclease, with translation MTALAEQLGFDADAYLAWELEQGDKHEYLGGEVFAMVGARQEHVLVTGNLYAAIKQRLRGGPCRAYASDMKLRVTEADAFFYPDVVVSCDARDHVAPYFIEHPTLIIEVLSSTTEGFDRGAKSAAYRTISTLREYALVDIDARRLEIYRRADADDWLLHDCKLQESCYFASLDLTLGFDEIFEDLPMRQ